A stretch of DNA from Hydra vulgaris chromosome 03, alternate assembly HydraT2T_AEP:
TTTTTTGAGTATTTGTGAGCAAATTAATGCTTCACCCATTTTCAATAGCTGTGCTGCTAATAGAGCATCACGTGTAATCAGCTTTAAGGTTAGTTTGCAAACAATTAATAGATGGTTGCTGAAATGGCAAACTTGGAATTCATAATACTGACTGAATATGTGACAATTTCAGTCAATTTTATTGACGAAGCAGGACTTATCAAAACCAATAATTGTCTGTTTTCCTAGCTTAAATAATGGAACAGTGAGTGTTTAAATGagtggtttttttatttttaattatttattgcatTATCTTTAAGGATACTTCTTTAATAGGAAATGACAAAGTAATACTTAGTTTGTTGCAGATGTTCAAATTGTAATGATATCATTACACTGTGGAAAAATGAACATGAATAAACACATCATTCCaatccataaaaaaattgtaaaatttacttGAATATCAAGTAAATATTAACTTTCAGTAActtggaagttactgaaagaaaaaagattaagattgtagagcaagataacgattgacggacaacttaaaagattgcaaattatatgaatcaggaaagcaagatgaaggaagcgaattccaaagaactgatgttcgaggaaaaaaactagacgaataagcattttaaaagcacGTAGGAAGAGTCACAGAAATAGGATGgcacttaattgaatgacgagtaacacgaaaatgaattttagtagatggcacaagagacgctagctctttagagcagtgcccattatagcatttgtagaaaagggaaagagaagcaacattacgacgatgtgataatggttggaggttggctgcaagagcaggtccaactatgtttacaatgcgttttcgcaccttgtctaaaagagaaagggaatcattagaagatccgccccagatatggcaacagtattccatacaaggccggatttgagatttatagagatagagaatagaatttGAAGTAAGAAAgagacgagctcgataaagagattcaaccttagcagatgctaattttgcaactgatttgatatatggtttccaagaaaggttggaagtaagagttaatccaaGAAGATGAAGAGTAGGTGACTCATcgagaagtgagatccttttcaagctcaaatgccccctccaagcaatcagagggtgTTGGTTTCTTATCacgacaagaataaatggtagtatcatctgcaaacaatgccaccttagatgtgagaatatctggaagatcgtcgatgtaaattaaaaagagtatagggccaaggatagaaccttgagaaacccctgaagttacataataagaagaagagtgttgtccatcgaggacaacttttatgctacgattggaaaggaaggattcaatgatcttaaagatgttaaatGATCttaaagatatatacatatatatatatatataaatgtatatatatatatatatatatatatatatatatatatatatatatatatatatatatatatatatatatatatatatatatttatatatataaatatatatatatatatatataaatatatatatatatatatatatatatatatatatatatgtatatatctatgtatgtataaatatatatgtatatatgtatatatatatgtatatatgtatatatatacatatatttatttatactaggTTCTTATAAAATTCTTAAGTACCATTAGTTTAGAAACAAGGTTGAATGTTGAGAGGCAGAAATACAAACTTAAAGTTCTGAAGTATGCATAAATTATGCAGacaatttaatgttatttaattataatatgcctaaattataattatacgattattttttgtcactttttatTTAGACAAGATATAAGAACCTCACAAATCAACCAAATTTATTTACACTGTTTGACAAGAAAAAGGAGGACAGCATAGTTATAACTCTGGTTAGTTGCACCTGTTTTATGGAGGAATTGGAGTTCTTGATTAcgtatttcttattttttttttgtcgaatACCTGACctaattaagattttttatggcTTTTTATAGGAAGTCATGGGacttaaattaattgtaaaatgtgCAATCGTTACTGACTTGTTTCAGAAAAAACTTTccttcaaaatgtttaaatccCAAATGGATTTTAAgtcttgagttttttttaattagttatgtGATATTTCTTGTTGTTAAATTACaggatttttaagttttagatttattatataaatatatttggattagttttttaatttaataattgattataAATGCTTGTCTTTCTCCTACACTTTAGGATTTATGTTATGCTCTGCATGTAGGTGAAATTCGTGTACCTAGGCCCGTTctactttattttgaaaaagttttaagttaagTCCTAAGTTATGCTTCTCAGTCAGATGATTAGTTATACATGTTTTTACTTGCGTTACTACTGcaagttaaaaatggaaaacgCTTTTTGATGGTCGAAAGTAAGCTTTTGCCGCTAGTATCTTAGATTGTTCTACAATCCTAAAGGAGTACTGTTCTATAAGATCTTGTATGTTGTATTGTTTGTTACttatgtaataaatacaatGCTCAATAAGTTTCCTCTCAATCCGTGCttattaataaatgatatttttcatGAGGCTATCAAGTCTTTTATCTAGAGCCATATAGTTTGCTTGTACCTAGGGCCATATGAGCGTTTCTCTGATGAGGAATTTGTTTGATAACAAGGtatgttgttaaattttgattggtgcagaaattttttttcttgcggTTTTTTTGGTATTATCATTTTACGCTTAGACTAATTTGTCAATTTTTCTCAAACTTGTTTgtcaattttgttatttgtttaagtattttaatcaattaacACGAGATAAACTTAGTGAAGAAAATCTACCCAATAAGCACAACGTAAAATAGACGTCTTTTGAGCGTCTTATTTTGAACTTATATATGAACTTATAGGAACTTATGAACTTTATTTTGAACTTATATATGAACTTATAGGAACTTATGAACTTATAGGCACAATCTACGGCCTCTAAGTTTCATATCCTTCTAGCGTGGAGTAAGAAAAAGTCCACAACTGAGCCGAAAAAAGTCCTCATTTGTGCGTAGAAGTGAAGGCTACACACCAGTGTGAACGAAGTGTAGTTCTCCTGCCACTCTTTCAGCGAAAGTGTAGGATATACAAATTGTTTGTACAATTTATGATACTTGTGCAATATTTCCGCAAAATACAATATCTCGGCAATTACAAGAATGCTATATGTTttacatttagttttaatatgcTTTCTTCAAGTTCAATATACACAATGACAAggctaaatttaattaaagtggAATTATcatgacaaaaaaacaaaaaactaatatgttaaagaaaaaaaacctcAACAATTTTCTCTGTTGTTTATCATCACAAATGGAGTATACACTAACGCTGTAATCTTTCGCGGTTTCAAGCGTTTTTCTCGAactaaactctttaaaaacgttactttttcgaaaaataaaacacaaactttaataaataattttttcttttctttttttttaaataaactattaatacaaaaattaaaaacaaacaaaataaacatttaaaatatgaagcatttaaattatatacaatttagcGTAAATATTAACGTTTAGAAACAAAAACGAACTTTTACAAATAACTACAAACACGGCTACAAACGATTATGACACCATTTCATTCTTCTATTTTGATTTCAAGTTTGAGTGGAGCTTGCAGTTGCTTTCGCGGAGCTTCGATTGTTAATTTAGAGTCTTTCGTATAGCGAGAACTTAATTCGGATGGATTTACATCATCTGGCAAAGCTACGTGTTTGGTAAACTGCTTGTGGTGGAAACTTGAACCGTGTTCACCGctgttttcagtttttgtttcacCATGAACGACTAAATCTCTACCCTTTACTTGAATCGAAATTTCTTCTGGCTTGAAACCTTGTACATCTAAAGTGCATTTGAAAGTCTCTTTTGTTGATTCTCCAGTAGATGCAGGTAGCTTTTTAGGAGCTTCTATATGCAAAACGCCTTCTTGACTGATGTTTGACGTAAGTGCTGTCACATCTACATCATCGGGAATAGTGTACTTTCTGTGGAACTCACTAGACTCGAATCCATTTTCATTTTCGTTAAGATGCTTCCCACTGACTTCAAGAACTTGACCTAAACAACGAGAAACAGCATTTAcgaacagaaataaaaaatatctttaacgCATTCCATAGCGAGGCTacgaatttaaataaaaatacaatatccATAAATGGATAAACAAGACCGCGTATATAATGGATAAACATAACAGCAATAACTCTAATTATTGACACCAATCACGATTGACTTGGCTTCAATCGTTAGCTTTGCATTCTTTAATAGCGGCTATAAATGACTAAAAcagttatatttttgaaaatttcaaacaatacgCCGAAAGCGAAGTTCTTAATTTCATAAGTACTACGGACAACTAAGAGATCAATAGAGGAAAACTAACAATATAAAGTATGAGAAGCCGGCTACGAACTTGtcatttattagttttagatCTACAAAATTACCTTCTACTTTTAGAGTAACTTCCTCTGGCTTGTAATGCTTGACATCAAGATTTACAACAAAACCATTCTCTTTCGgagtctttttttttgaaacagccTTTGTTCCAACATTAAATAATGGAAAATATCTTAAAGGAGGAAAAGTTATCTCCATTATGTCATCCAGGAATGGATcggtttcaaaatatttatgaacaggAATGTGCCACAAAGAcattttttcactaaaaaaaaatcatagttaAATAGCAACTTTGTTAAACGTAACTAAAAACAAGTTACacacaaaataattatatgcatatatatgtttatgcatttatatatgtgcatatatacatacatacatacatatatatatatatatatatatatatatatatatatatatatatatatatatatatatatatatatatatagatatatatatatatatatatatatatagatatatatatatatatatatataatatatatgcacatatatatatatgcacatatatatatatatgcacatatatatatatatatatatatatatatatatatatatatatatatatatatatatatatatatatatatatatatatatatacataaatgagaaataacaataataaatacaatttaactAAACTCGCAACAGAACGCCAAATTATAACAAATCAAACCAATATTTAAATCGGGAAGTCGAAAAACGCTCTTTACCTTTTTAAGTAGCTTTCTTACTTCTTCTTTTAGTAGCTTTATTTAGTTACGTTGTTTGCGCTTTATGGCTAACATcacaaaatttcaaatttatgtcTTTTTAGAGTTGACGtcacaaaatattttgctattcTAAACATTTCGAGAACGATCTATTTACACTCCTTCGTTGCGGTTATTATGTATGCGCGTTTTGTTTAACTTACTGTTTTCTTGAGGTTCATTTGTCGCACAGTGAAtcaaaatccataaaaaacggcaaaaataaaacccataaaaaaagtattgcttgaaattaattaatttaattataatgttaCTAAATACCACTAAAAGtcaataattaactttttttgtgaaCAATTTTCAAGATTTCACCAATTTATACGCCTTTTTCCgagacttatttattttattttatttatcggAAAACTCGTTCAAAAAAATCTAGCTTTTGTGTCACTCTTTTAAGATTGACATGGgtaaaaacagttcaaaatttaatttgaagtcATATGTTTAATATGTTTGGCAACTACTAACAACATTTTTGaccataaattttgtttttagtttttcattacTGAGATCTCAAAAATGTgtcataaattgatttttttaaattagtttaattatgagtttagtttaaaaactaaaagattcCACTAGATTCCATggtagttttaatattttccgaTTAATAGGTATATATGaaagcagaaaaaataaaaatcatttgccCAAACTTGCCCCAATTAAAATAAGACTTTTCAAATACTtcggttttttgtgttttttttttcgtttttaattaaaacttgccGTATAAAGTAGCAAATATTAGTTCATTGCTTTCATTCATTACACAAATTATACATTTAGTTcctattagtaaaaaaactcatGCTCATGCAGATGGTGCTAATTATTAAACCTCAAAAACCAATATATGCAACGTTTGATGGCATAgtgcatgttttaaaattaaaacttgtgtataaaataacttaaaatagtTCATTGCTTACATTCAACATGAAAAGAATACATTTAGTTCCTATAATTTAAGAGTTAGGAATTAATCATGATAACTTACTCGAGGCTCTTCTACGTGAGTTTTGTAGACTGGAGGGTCTATACTATGAAAGTATTGAAAAACCTGAAATGATAAATCTAAAGAAAactctaataatattttaatgtaaattccGATCAAAGTTGCGGAAGTATGCAAGAACCTTCTCTAGACTTTTAGAACACGAGCAAACTTGGTTGAACAAAGGTATtactgttaacaaaaaaaaatgttgcatcagGTTCAGGTAGAAAGTGCAAGAACTGGGAAGATTTAGGTGATAGAAGCAGAAGATCTAaggtattaataaataaattaaattcaaccCAGTTAAAAAAATCGTTTACaagcttaaatattaaatactatctTGTTTAAGGTTGCCAAATTGGCTGAACATCCTGCTGAAGCATTGGCATtagcttcaataaaaaaagccaCTAGAGATCCTAGCAAAAAAGACTTCGTTGATCTTGTGAAAAGTGCTACAAACtctgaaaaagataaaatcaaaaagataaattttccaataaaaatgaaaaccgAAGATGCCTTGAGCTTAAAAATTCAGTGTGACCTTTCTGATGAacaatatcaaattattagaaattcatCGATAATACATAATGCAGATATTTATCCTTCACTTCATGAAATTAAGAATGAGAGACACAAATGTTATCCTGAGGGTTTAATTGTGACAGAAACATCTGCTTCAACTTCTCTACAGGGTATGTTTAATCATACTCTGACAAGGATATTAACTTTTACGGAATGCCAAGACTCTATGAGAATGTTTTCTGAAATTGGGGGGAGGTTTAAAGGTTTACTTCATTTTAAAGGTGATTTTGATGGTGCCTCCAGTCAAAGtgtctataaacaaaaatacactGATACAATTATTAGTGAAGCCCAAGTTAATGAACAAAGTCTTTTCCAGACAGCTGTTGTTCCACTTAAATTAACCATCATGAACAAAAAtgtatggttaaataaaaagcCCTCTAGTACACATTACTGTAGACCCCTCCATCTCCAATATCAAAAAGAAACGGAAGAATTGATAAGAAATGAATATGAACTTTTAAAAGCAGAAATAAATAGACTAGTCAAGTTTGAAGTAAAGTTAGAAGTAGAGGAAGGCAAACCGGATACGACTATCACATTTAAGTTCAAACTAGATTTAACCATGTTTGATGGTAAAGTGATTAATGCCCTCACTAACACTCTCTCCTCGCAATCATGTAATGTTTGCGGAGCTAAGCCCAGTGAACTTAATAACCCAGCATTGATCAGATCTAAACCAATCAATGAAAAAGCTTTATCTTTGGGTCTTTCTACTCTGCATTGCTGGCTcagatgttttaaatatattttacatttaggaTATAAATTAGACATTAAGAAATACTTTGCCAAATCCCCTGCTGAAAAAGCattagtaaaaagtaaaaaaacgaACATTTAACTGAGGTTTAGAGAAGAGCTAAGTCTTATAGTTGATATGCCCAAACAGAGTTTTGGTAACACTAACGATGGAAACACTGCCAGAAGAGCATTTGAAAATGCTGAAACTTTCGCTGATATAACGGGAGTGGCAGTAGATGTAATTATTAGATTGAGGACAATCCTAATAGCAGTATGCTCCTGTTATGAGTTGAACTCTGAAAGTTTTGGCCAGTATTGCTATGAAACTACAGCTCTTATACTCAAAAACTATTGCTGGTATGTGATTCCCCCAACTGTTTATAAACTCTTGGAACATGGTGTGCAGATATCTGAGGCATTAGAACTGCCAATTGGTTACTTCTCTGAAGAGTCACAAGAGGCTCTAAATAAAGAAATTCGCAAAGCTAGATTAAACCATACAGCCAAGATATCTAGaaagaatgttatgaaaaaccaGTACCAATACTTGTTGATTAGAAGTGATCCTGTAATATCAaacaattgctttaaaaaatacaaggttgaaaatggaaaaacacTTACCCCTGAAGTTTTATCTTTGTTAATGCTGTAAAAATGAAACAAAGCCTTTTTATTAGTAttaggttttctttttttgttttcttgaaagaaaaattagataagataaatatttattttgtttttaatatactttaatattatataatataaaatatttttcgaaccagtttttctttttaattaataaatgttttggtttgaggaatttaatttttttaaattaagtcagTCATTGTGCGCGTAAAAGTCTCTAACGCGTATACGCGTAAGTAGTACGAGCCTTAGGCACAAGaaatatttagattaaaaaatatgtggTATTCTTTTATATGGTATTTTGGATCAAGGAAttcgatttttttatttaggttatatTTTACGCGCGTAAAAGACAGTTACACGCGTATGCGCGCCTCACGCGTCATAGGTACgcgtaaaaattatttttaatggaaaatttaaattttttgacccaAAATACGATAATATTGATGCATCACATAATTATATAtgatagttatataatttttgccgttttttcACCTTTCTGACTCACTGTGCGTCGTCCTTAAGAAATTACTTAATcacaaatttttgataaatatatattcgagtataaaatttaataatctaCAGTGAATTATAATAATTGTGATAACTAttcataactattttaaataaacttttttaagggaatgaaacttttttaagtggaacgaaatgcaattttttttttttaattacatttttttctaaaaaattatatctgtCATTCCAAATAAACAAGAATGATATAATAGATATAATTTTACTCcacataaataaaatgaatgtttCATTTATGCGAATGTATATGAATTAAAGAAATGtacattaaataaatgtatacaCATACAAAGACATTATAAACGCtaatttatttacattctttttttatattttggtttttaattaggttttttttttaatttttttttcttttattgttttttcttatttaattattattattttttattgctattttattaaaacaggCGCAGTACCAgcactttttttgttgttgttaaaaagcCATTCTAAGATTATTGTAAGCAAGTTGAAGAAAAGATTTTCATTACGCTTTGAtcattgctaaatttttttagtatacaaGGCAACTCTTTGATGTTTCCTTAATTTATTGAAGTAGAAAATTAaccttttaaaatacattttaagttCATATAACCTTGGTACTTTGAAACAGACCAGACTAATGTATTCCAACGcagtcttttaaatttttcccgTTAAAATGTTAGGACGTATCGAGTTAGTCAATACGTCGACTTAGTCGAATACGTCGATACTCGacttttatacataaattgcaataatttttttaaaaaacaattatttgtattaattaaaatatatatatatatatatatatatatatatatatatatatatatatatatatatatatacatatatatatatatgtatatatgtatatatatatatatatatatatatatatatatatatatatatatatatatatatatatatatatatatatatatatatatatatatatatatatatatatatataatgtaacatcaagatatataaacaattaaaaaaaaaattgtataaaaaagaagacGGTATAAGTTTATCACAGACGGATAGGACACTGTAGTAAATAACAGCGTACTATAGcagcaatatttttaaacataaacggAGCACACAcaaaaagtttacatttgtttaaagttaaatttattttttaaacatgagtTAGAGTTGTTTGATATCAATACCAAACATACggacaattttatttataaaatcttttttgttgcaGTTTATTTTGTCTCTGTGTACGCGTAACATGCACAAACCAGACAGACGGTCATTTGACATCGTTGACCTCTTTTTTTAGACGTAATGTGTTCACCGCGCACGTTGTTGCTGGTAAAGTTAACACCAGTAAGGCATACCTGATACTTGGATAAAATTGTGTAAAAGATTTTACGTCGATGAATTCTTGGCTACTATTGTATTCTCGAGCGTTCCGAAAATCAAACCAACTCAGGACCTCAGTTTCAAAATTATCTTGGCTGTATACGTTAACAGTCATAGAAACAGCGTCTCTAATATGTTAGGTTCGGTTCGCACAATCTTGACGGATATTGGATTCACAAAATCGACTCTCCAACTAGCCGCGTAGATAATCTAAATATAGAATGTAAATCGTTTGTCTGAACAACaaactcaaaatttatgtttcctggattaacttgattttttttttctagaattaTGAATTCAATATTATCTTCTGCGTTTGTTATACATTGTTCACAAAAATATCACTGAAATAGTTACAGTATATACTTCTTTGAAGTTTTACTATCCTGAGTAGTTTTTCAACAAATCAACAAATCAGCTTGAAGAGCCTAACTAACTGGTTAAGGTATAACTGAGTACTGAGATATAATGTGTGCTGAACTTTGATGAACAATAAAACTGACGTGCATCTGTCGTGTAATTCAATTTGCATGCAATGAAATATCTTctagatgaaaataaatacctttaaatttactacaaaagactcaaatacttttattttcgCTTGTCCACCTTGTCTCACATTGAAGAGGAAATATTGTGACAGAATATCTCAGTTTGTGGACTCACAAAAAGatgtaataattgttttaatagtGCCAATGGCATTTTGTACCTAATTCTTGTAGGTAatgatctaaaatattttttgaaaatcttttattattgcgAGATTAAGTCAATATGAGGCGTAGTGAACAAAAAAAGTCATAGGAAAGAAACCCATTTTCTTTTCCAGCCATTGTGGAGCACCCATCATAACTTTGACCGAgtaaattattttggaaaaggCCACGTGTTTTGCAATTTTGAATGATATAACACAGACCAACAAAAAACTTTCTGTTGCGAGCAAACAATTCGTTTCTCCTGCAGCATTTCTCATTTAGTTTTCAAATGTGCGACTTATTTGTTACTATCACGTCAAATTGTAAAGATACGTGGATTCAATTCTTTATCATTTGAGGTAAAATCTTTGATATcgtcaaaaaaagaatttttcagaAGTAACTCATTCAGAGTCTTAACAAAAAGCGTATTTTCacagatatttataatataaattcggatttgttttaacttattttaccaataactttttcaa
This window harbors:
- the LOC124808989 gene encoding heat shock protein Hsp-16.48/Hsp-16.49-like, with the protein product MSLWHIPVHKYFETDPFLDDIMEITFPPLRYFPLFNVGTKAVSKKKTPKENGFVVNLDVKHYKPEEVTLKVEGQVLEVSGKHLNENENGFESSEFHRKYTIPDDVDVTALTSNISQEGVLHIEAPKKLPASTGESTKETFKCTLDVQGFKPEEISIQVKGRDLVVHGETKTENSGEHGSSFHHKQFTKHVALPDDVNPSELSSRYTKDSKLTIEAPRKQLQAPLKLEIKIEE